CGAGGCGAGAACAGGTGCCGGCCGAGGTCCGTGAAGGGGCGGCCCTCGAAGGTGACGTCCGCCTTGAAGAGGTCCACGTGGGGCATGGTCTCGCCCCGGTTCTCGAAGGCGCGGAACAGCGCCGCGAGCGCCGCGTCGGCCACCGGAGAGCCGCCCACCGGCGTCTCCACGCGCAGCGACACGCGCCGGGCCTCGCACGCCGCGGCGAGCCCCATCAGCAGCTCCAGCTTCGACGGGCGCACGTCGTAGACGCCGTGGAGCACCAGCCCCGTCACCCCGTCCCAGCCCGAGGGCCACGCGCCCCGGTCCAGCGCCTCGCGAGCGCCCCGGAGCACGTCCTCACGGTCCGCGAGCCCCAGCTCCGCCAGACGCTGTTCATACAGGTGATAGAGCCGGGCGAGGACCCGCGCGCGGGTGCGGCGCTCCGGGGGCAGCACCTCCGCGGCGTCCTGGAGTTCGCGAGGAGAGAGCCGGCCCGCCTTCAGGTCCAGCAGCACGTCTGCGGCGGCGCGGGCGAAGGCGGGCTCGCGCACGTAGTCACCGAACGGTGTGGAGCCCAGCAATGCGCCCAGGCCGGCCACCACGGCGCGGGCCGTCATCGCGGGACAGGGCCGCCGGTTGAGTTCGCGAGCCCCACCCAGCGCGTGGACGAAGTCGTCCCACGTGAGCAGATGGGTCCCCACGGCGAGGCCCCGCGCACGCCGCTCCGCCCGCAGGGCAGCCTGGCGGCGCGCGGCATCGGGGAAGACGTGGAGTGTGCGACCAGGGCGGGACATGCGGGGCGAGGACTCTAGAACGGCCAGGGGCGCCGTTTTCATGCTCCTTTCTGCGCATTCCCACACCCTGGCCCGTTGTCCGCTCGCCTGCCGCCCTTGGAACCCGGGAAGTCCAAGGACGCGAGCCTTTCCGCCCGACCCGCGACAGCTCCGCTCAGGCTGGAGGCGCCCAGGTCGCAGAACCTGCCCGACGGTCGGACAGGTTCTGGAAAGTCGCGGCAGGTGACAGGCCGCGAAAACTTGTTGGACAGACGAACAGGTCGGGAGCACCACCGCGGGCACCACGGAGCCGCGAAAACCTGTCCGACAGGCAGACCGGCTGGCCCATCGGGGCTGCCGCCACGGTGGTGGAAAACCTGTCGGACAATCGGACCGGTCACGAGCGCTCCGCCAGGACCATGGTGCGGCGAAAACCTGTCGGACGGCCAAAGCCAGTCCGGCCGACCGTGGCTGGCGTCATGGCACCGCGAAGACCAGTCCTGTTCGACAGGTAAACCGGGGCTGGCGCCACGGCGTTGCGAAAACCTGTCGGACAGTCGGACTGATTCTGGAGCCCCAAGGCTGGAACACCTCCACTGTGGAATCCCGTCGGACAGCTGCTGGTACAGCGCCGCCGCCACGCCGCAGCCAGAACCTGTTGGATAGTCGGACAGGACTGAACCACCACTGCTGGCACCAAGCCACGGCGAGAACCTGTCGGACGGTCGGACTGCTTTTGGAGCATCGCAGTGGGCACCATGCAGTGAAACCTGTCGGACCGGCATGGGACACACGACTGGCGCCCCACGCTTGTGAAGACCTGTTGGACAGTCGGGCAGGTTCTGGAACGGCAGCGCCCACGACAGGTCGCAGCGAGAACCTGTTGGACAGCCGGGTTGGGTTGGGACACACGGCTGGCGCCCCACGCTTGTGAAGACCTGTTGGACAGTCGGGCAGGTTTTGGAACGGCGGCGCCCACGCCAGGCCGCAGCGAGAACCTGTTGGACAGCCGGGTTGGGTTGGGACACACGGCTGGCGCCCCACGCTTGTGAAAACATGTCGGACAGTCGGACAGGTTTTGGAACGGCGGCGCCCACGCCAGGTCGCAGCGAGAACCTGTTGGACAGCCGGGCAAGTCTGGACTGCCACTGCTGGTGCCAAGCCGCGGCAAGAACTTGTCGGACGGTCGGGCAGGTTCTGGAACACTGCGCTTGGCGTGAGCGCTGCTGTGGAAACCTGTCCGATAATCCGCCATGGACGTCAGGGCGTGAGGCTCCTCGGGCGATTCAGTGCGCGGTGAGGAAGTTCTCCACCGCCAGGGCGAGCAGCGCGGGAGCTGAGACGTGGGCCACATGGCCCTGTCCCGGCAGCATGCGGAGGGACGCGTGTGGGAGGACCTTCGTCAGGGCATGGGCAGGTTCCGAGAGGAGCACCTGGGGGCTCTGGTCGCCCAGGACCACGAGGGTGGCGGCATCCACGGCGCGGAAGCGCTACACGCCTATTGGGAGGTCCGCCACCGCGCTGATTTCGCGCAGGAAGGGCTCTATCCGGCCGAGTTGCTTCGCCCACTGCGGCGTCTGGCGGAAGGCATCGAGTTGCTCCGGAGTAAGCATCCGGAAGATGCGGTGTTGCGCGGCCACGAGCGCCGCGTCCGGGCCCTCGGGCTTCCAGGTCGTGCGGACGAACTCCACGGCTTCGCGCGCGATGCATTGGGAGATAGGGAACGGAGGTTCGTAGAGCACCATCCGCGCAGGTGGCCGTCGCGCCGCCGCCTCCAGCGCGAGGATGCCGCCTGGCGAGTGGCCGAACAGGCAGGCCCCGGCCCTGGCCTCCTGCATCAGCGCGAGTACATCCTCGACCTCGCGTTCCAGCGAATACACCTCGCCGTCCGCGCTGGCGCCGCGTCCGCGCCGCTCCAACACGAAGTCCGTGAAGCGCGGGGATAGCCGCGACGCGACGTCCCGCCAATTGTCCCACGTGCTGAGCGTGCCGCAGATCCAGACGAGCGCGGGCCCCTGCCCGTGCCGGAAGTACGACAGCGACGTGCCATCCACAATCGCTGGGGGATACACATGGAGAGCCTCTCCGCCATCGGCGTCTTCGCCCGCGTCGCGGAAACCGGCAGCTTCGCCTCCGCGGCCCGCGCGCTGGGCATCACTCCATCCGCCGCGAGCAAGAGCGTGGCCCGCCTGGAGGAACGATTGGGCACGCGCCGCTCCCAGCGCACCACGCGGCGCATGCACCTCACCGAGCAGGGCGCCCGCTTCCACGAGCGCTGCGCGCGCCCTCAGCGAATTGCGCGATGCGGAGTCGGAGCTCGCCCACGCGGTGCGCACCCTGCGGGGCCGTGGGCGCGTCTCCGTGCCGGAAATGCTCGCCCTGCGGCTCATCATCCCCAACGTCCAGAGCTTCCGCCCCGAGTACCCGCACCTGGAGCTGGAGCTGGACGTCAACGACCACGTGGCCGACATCGTCGCGGACGGGCTGGACGCGGCGGTGCGCTGCGGCGAGTTCACCGACTTACGGCTCATGCGCCGTCGCCTGGGCCCCAAGCGCTTCATCCTCTGCGCCTCTCCCGCCTGCCTCCAGGTGCATGGAACGCCGTGCTCGCTCGACGCGCTTCAGGAGCACGACTGCATCCGCTATCGCTTCGTGTCCACCCCGCCGCGTGGAGTCCAGGGCCCTGCGTCAGCCCGCGGGCGCTCTCTCACCGCGCATCCCGGAGACCTTCGTCTTCAACAACAGCGAGGCCGTCACCCACACGGCCCGGGCGGGCTTCGGCATCGCCCAGTTCGTGGAGCGGATGATCCGCCCGGAACTCAAGGCCGGCACGCTGCGCCCCTTCCTGCGTGGGCGCTCCCTGGAACGCGGCACGCTGTGGCGGGTGTGGCCCCAGGCGCTGCGAACCTCGCCCAAGGTGAAGGCCCTGGGCGCCTTCCTGGCGCGGCTCGTCGAAGAGGACGGGGCCGGGCCGAGCTGAGATCCCATCACCCGGATTGCAGGAAAAGGGCGGAGCGCCTTTATGCTCCTCCGGCCCATGCCTGCTTCCTACCGGACCCTCGCCACCTTCTGCCTGCTCCTGCTGGCGCCGCTGTCCCCCGCCGCCGCGCAGGACGCCTCCGACGCGCCGCGCGCGCTGCGCTTCAACTGGACCCGCGACGGCATCATCACCGGCACCGCGGGAGTGCTGTGGATCACCAGCGAGTCGGTGTTCAAGGCCGACCTGTCCCCTGCACAGTGCCGCTGGTGCGACCGCGCTCCGGACGGCACCGACCGGCTCAATCGCCTGGACCGCTGGGGCCGAGGCATCGCGGGCAGCACGGAAGCGTCCCGCAAGCGCGCGGACACCTGGAGCAACATCATCGGGTTCGCAGGCCTGCCGCTGGGCATCCTGGGCACCCAGTACGCCGTGGGACGCAGCAGTGGCGCCTCCACGGAGTTCTTCGCCCAGGACGCCACCATCATGGTGCAGAGCGCCGTCCTCGCCTCTGTCGCTAACCAGGCGGTGAAGTTCGCCGTGGGCCGCGAACGGCCCTTCGTCCACGTCCTCCCGGAGGAGGAAAAAGGGCTCACCGCGCACCCCAGCGACAACAACCTGTCCTTCTACAGTGGCCATACCAACCTGGCCTTCTCCCTGGCCGTGTCCGCTGGCACCGTCGCCGCGATGCGCGGCTACAAGCACCAAGCCATCATCTGGGGCGTGGGCCTGCCGCTCGCCGCCTCCGTGGGCCTCTTGCGAATGGGCGCGGACAAACACTATCTCTCCGACGTGCTCACCGGCGCCGTGCTGGGCACCGCGTTCGGCGTCGCCGTGCCCCTGCTCCTGCACGGCCGCGTGGATGACACCGCGCCCGCCGCGACACGGACGTCCTCGGTGTCACTCAACCCGATGGTCGGCACCCAGATGGTGGGCCTGTCCGGCGCGTTCTAACCACCCTCCTCCCAGAGGTGGATATCCGAGGAGCCCGGTAGGGCCTCATGGACGACAGCGACCATGAAGGGCCGTCGTCGCTCACGAAGCAGGTGGGCCTGGGGAATGGGCAATCGAACGCCAGACGCTCACGGGCCAGCGGATCAGGGACGCCCAGGGCTCAATGAAGCGCCTCGCCCACATTGCGAAACGCTCCACGGAGGACGCAGCGAAAGTCCGTGGGTGGAACCTCGGTCCGATGAATGCCTCTTCTGGAGGCGAAGCGCCCCAACCTGTCTGACTGTCGGGCCGGTTTTCCCAGGCCGCGCCCATCTCGTCTCGCCCTGCGAGTTCCCCACCGGTCCCACAGGGGGCAAGCCCTGGGGCGTCTGAAGACAGCAACTGCTTGCTCCCCAGGTCCACACGGGAAGCCTGAGCATCAAGGCCAGGCGCAATCCCAAGCGGCTTGGTGTCCTCGGCGATGGGCGCGAGGCAGCCCGGTTCGTTGATTGGCGCGGGCGTGCCGGAACCATGGTTCGCCCCGCTGTTGGTGCCATCCCCCTCAACGCATGGGCATGCTCCCTGCGCTTCGCCTTGCGTGGTGGTTGACGTAAAGGCGCTGG
The sequence above is drawn from the Corallococcus sp. NCRR genome and encodes:
- a CDS encoding LysR substrate-binding domain-containing protein; the protein is MESRALRQPAGALSPRIPETFVFNNSEAVTHTARAGFGIAQFVERMIRPELKAGTLRPFLRGRSLERGTLWRVWPQALRTSPKVKALGAFLARLVEEDGAGPS
- a CDS encoding alpha/beta fold hydrolase → MYPPAIVDGTSLSYFRHGQGPALVWICGTLSTWDNWRDVASRLSPRFTDFVLERRGRGASADGEVYSLEREVEDVLALMQEARAGACLFGHSPGGILALEAAARRPPARMVLYEPPFPISQCIAREAVEFVRTTWKPEGPDAALVAAQHRIFRMLTPEQLDAFRQTPQWAKQLGRIEPFLREISAVADLPIGV
- a CDS encoding alpha/beta fold hydrolase, whose protein sequence is MDAATLVVLGDQSPQVLLSEPAHALTKVLPHASLRMLPGQGHVAHVSAPALLALAVENFLTAH
- a CDS encoding phosphatase PAP2 family protein translates to MPASYRTLATFCLLLLAPLSPAAAQDASDAPRALRFNWTRDGIITGTAGVLWITSESVFKADLSPAQCRWCDRAPDGTDRLNRLDRWGRGIAGSTEASRKRADTWSNIIGFAGLPLGILGTQYAVGRSSGASTEFFAQDATIMVQSAVLASVANQAVKFAVGRERPFVHVLPEEEKGLTAHPSDNNLSFYSGHTNLAFSLAVSAGTVAAMRGYKHQAIIWGVGLPLAASVGLLRMGADKHYLSDVLTGAVLGTAFGVAVPLLLHGRVDDTAPAATRTSSVSLNPMVGTQMVGLSGAF